Proteins encoded within one genomic window of Rhododendron vialii isolate Sample 1 chromosome 1a, ASM3025357v1:
- the LOC131303802 gene encoding uncharacterized protein LOC131303802: MGKAIFPWSSANVKTWVSDKMAKDFNSSAPVESLFPANAMGSLQLPREDERRGSELGSRRTSWISIKARYDDPPKRDWGDEAYYRSNKMLPRCPKIDHTYTNHAFTSSKQEESA; the protein is encoded by the exons ATGGGGAAAGCCATTTTCCCTTGGTCGAGCGCCAATGTCAAGACATGGGTTTCGGACAAAATGGCTAAGGATTTCAATTCGAGTGCTCCAGTTGAGTCCTTGTTCCCCGCGAATGCGATGGGGAGCCTTCAATTGCCGAGAGAAGACGAACGTCGTGGATCAGAATTGGGTTCGAGACGAACGTCGTGGATCAGTATTAAGGCTCGGTATGACGATCCACCGAAAAGAGATTGGGGTGATGAAGCATATTACAG GAGTAATAAGATGCTGCCAAGATGTCCGAAAATAGATCATACGTACACTAATCACGCTTTTACCAGTAGTAAGCAAGAAGAAAGTGCATGA
- the LOC131303796 gene encoding uncharacterized protein LOC131303796, which produces MVIDTFPHDEAVREKMGKANFPWSSANVKTWVSDKMAKDFNSSAPVESLFPANAMGILQLLREDERRGSELGSRRTSWISIKARYDDPPKRDWGDEAYYRSNKMLPRCPKIDHTYTNHAFTSSKQEKSA; this is translated from the exons ATGGTCATTGACACTTTTCCTCACGATGAGGCAGTCCGAGAAAAAATGGGGAAAGCCAATTTCCCTTGGTCCAGCGCCAATGTCAAGACATGGGTTTCGGACAAAATGGCTAAGGATTTCAATTCGAGTGCTCCAGTTGAGTCCTTGTTCCCCGCGAATGCGATGGGGATCCTGCAATTGCTGAGAGAAGACGAACGTCGTGGATCAGAATTGGGTTCGAGACGAACGTCGTGGATCAGTATTAAGGCTCGGTATGACGATCCACCGAAAAGAGATTGGGGTGATGAAGCGTATTACAG GAGTAATAAGATGCTGCCAAGATGTCCGAAAATAGATCATACGTACACTAATCACGCTTTTACCAGTAGTAAGCAAGAAAAAAGTGCATGA